The Amycolatopsis mongoliensis genome includes a window with the following:
- a CDS encoding DUF3151 domain-containing protein, producing the protein MTHNLLGPEPTLLPEHTAAQAALDAGNDPAAVAAEHPDYSEAWASLAEKALDAGETVAAYAYARTGYHRGLDQLRRAGWKGFGPVPWAHRPNQGFLRALAVLGKAAGKIGETEEYDRCRTFLADSDPAAAEATGLK; encoded by the coding sequence ATGACGCACAACCTGCTCGGCCCCGAGCCGACGCTGCTGCCCGAGCACACCGCCGCCCAGGCCGCGCTCGACGCCGGGAACGACCCGGCCGCCGTCGCGGCCGAACACCCCGACTACAGCGAGGCGTGGGCTTCGCTGGCCGAGAAGGCCCTGGACGCGGGCGAGACCGTCGCCGCGTACGCGTACGCCCGCACCGGCTACCACCGGGGTCTCGACCAGCTGCGCCGCGCCGGCTGGAAGGGCTTCGGTCCGGTGCCGTGGGCGCACCGCCCGAACCAGGGGTTCCTGCGCGCCCTCGCCGTGCTGGGCAAGGCCGCCGGGAAGATCGGCGAGACCGAGGAGTACGACCGCTGCCGGACGTTCCTCGCCGACTCCGACCCGGCCGCCGCGGAAGCCACCGGCCTGAAGTGA
- a CDS encoding MFS transporter has product MAAPRDRVTFREVFGIAEFRALWFGELLSIAGDQLARVALSILVFTVTGSATLTGLTYALTFAPSLLGGIFLTGLADRFSRRTVMVVVDLARAGLILLVAIPSLPFWAVCVLVAGVSLLNPPFKAAQLALLPQILEGDRFVVGMGVRSMTVQSAQLLGFAGGGALLLALDPHVALVVDAATFLLSAGFVRFGVRARPPAANAEKRKPFFAMIGTGSRVAFANPALRALVLFTWLMGLLPVYEGIAAPYVSSAGGGPELVGLLLAADPVGSVIGTFVFTRWVSAEARPKLIGPLSALCAVPMLAGFAQPNPWVSIILFVLSGAFGSVALLQATASLTLAVPDENRAQTMGLSNTGLTTMLGISPLIGGVLTDLVGAQTTVGIFGVAGLILTLPLALAWHRSMNADRDARVDDEAPRAEHA; this is encoded by the coding sequence ATGGCAGCTCCGCGGGATCGCGTCACGTTCCGCGAGGTGTTCGGAATCGCCGAATTCCGCGCGCTGTGGTTCGGGGAACTGCTGTCGATCGCCGGCGACCAGCTGGCCAGAGTCGCGCTGTCCATCCTCGTCTTCACCGTCACCGGCTCCGCCACGCTGACCGGCCTCACCTACGCGCTGACCTTCGCGCCGTCGCTGCTCGGCGGCATCTTCCTGACCGGCCTCGCCGACCGGTTCTCGCGCCGGACCGTGATGGTCGTCGTCGACCTGGCGCGCGCCGGGCTGATCCTGCTCGTCGCCATCCCGTCGCTGCCGTTCTGGGCGGTCTGCGTCCTGGTCGCCGGCGTCTCGCTGCTGAACCCGCCGTTCAAGGCCGCGCAGCTCGCGCTGCTGCCGCAGATCCTCGAAGGCGACCGGTTCGTCGTCGGCATGGGCGTGCGGAGCATGACCGTGCAGTCGGCGCAGCTGCTCGGCTTCGCCGGCGGCGGTGCGCTGCTGCTGGCGCTCGACCCGCACGTCGCCCTGGTGGTCGACGCGGCCACGTTCCTGCTCTCCGCCGGCTTCGTCCGGTTCGGCGTGCGGGCCCGGCCGCCCGCCGCGAACGCCGAAAAGCGGAAGCCGTTCTTCGCCATGATCGGCACCGGCAGCCGGGTGGCGTTCGCCAACCCCGCGCTGCGGGCGCTCGTGCTGTTCACCTGGCTGATGGGCCTGCTGCCGGTCTACGAGGGGATCGCCGCGCCCTACGTCTCGTCGGCGGGCGGCGGGCCCGAGCTCGTCGGGCTCCTGCTCGCGGCCGACCCGGTGGGCAGCGTCATCGGCACGTTCGTCTTCACGCGGTGGGTGTCCGCCGAAGCCCGGCCAAAGCTGATCGGGCCGCTGTCGGCGCTGTGCGCGGTGCCCATGCTGGCCGGCTTCGCGCAGCCGAACCCGTGGGTGTCGATCATCCTGTTCGTCCTGTCCGGCGCGTTCGGTTCGGTCGCGCTGCTGCAGGCGACGGCCTCGCTGACGCTCGCGGTGCCGGACGAGAACCGCGCTCAGACGATGGGCCTGTCCAACACGGGCTTGACGACGATGCTCGGCATCAGCCCGCTCATCGGCGGCGTGCTGACGGACCTCGTCGGGGCGCAGACGACCGTCGGAATCTTCGGTGTTGCCGGATTGATACTCACGCTGCCGCTCGCGCTCGCGTGGCACCGCTCGATGAACGCGGACCGGGACGCCCGTGTGGACGACGAAGCCCCGCGCGCCGAACACGCCTGA
- a CDS encoding GGDEF domain-containing protein: MFALLLALAVAQNEISRRIERARRSLSESSHVNMTSVWLIPAGLLLPAQLVALLSVSLYVNMALRSWSGTRPGQPHRVAANATTASLSACTAGLAMLVSPQISVPAVCLAVAIYFVVNALLTSLGLYLANQANATVEGCLGNMDDNLLELATLCVGGLLVMVLTDEPLLSVLVILPLYVLQRSMLIKRLEELATTDQKTQLLNATTWQDGAQREISRAERDNGSFGAMMIDLDHFKRINDTYGHLAGDDVLKAVAAVVKQETRAHDLVGRFGGEEFVALLPATSKEDAIVTAERIRQRVSELVISTKTNEGAAVDIERQTASIGVAAYPLDGSSIEEVMASADAAVYAAKHGGRNRVVGSVEVALAAA, encoded by the coding sequence ATGTTCGCGCTGCTGCTGGCGCTCGCCGTCGCGCAGAACGAAATCAGCCGCCGCATCGAGCGGGCCCGCCGCAGCCTGAGTGAAAGCTCCCACGTCAACATGACGTCGGTCTGGCTGATCCCGGCCGGGTTGCTGCTGCCCGCGCAGCTGGTCGCCCTGCTGAGCGTGTCGCTCTACGTCAACATGGCGCTGCGGAGCTGGTCGGGCACCCGCCCCGGGCAGCCGCACCGCGTCGCGGCCAACGCGACCACCGCCAGCCTGTCCGCGTGCACGGCCGGGCTCGCGATGCTCGTCTCACCGCAGATCAGCGTGCCGGCCGTGTGCCTCGCGGTGGCCATCTACTTCGTCGTCAACGCCCTCCTCACCAGCCTCGGCCTGTACCTGGCCAACCAGGCGAACGCCACCGTGGAGGGCTGCCTGGGGAACATGGACGACAACCTGCTGGAGCTGGCGACCCTGTGCGTCGGCGGGTTGCTGGTCATGGTGCTCACCGACGAGCCGCTGCTGTCGGTGCTGGTCATCCTGCCGCTGTACGTGCTGCAGCGGTCCATGCTGATCAAGCGGCTCGAGGAGTTGGCCACCACCGACCAGAAGACGCAGCTGCTCAACGCCACCACCTGGCAGGACGGCGCACAACGGGAGATCTCGCGCGCCGAGCGGGACAACGGCAGCTTCGGCGCCATGATGATCGACCTCGACCACTTCAAGCGGATCAACGACACCTACGGGCACCTCGCGGGGGACGACGTGCTCAAGGCTGTGGCCGCGGTGGTCAAGCAGGAGACCCGGGCGCACGACCTGGTCGGTCGGTTCGGCGGCGAGGAGTTCGTCGCGCTGCTGCCCGCGACCTCCAAAGAGGACGCGATCGTCACGGCGGAGCGGATCCGGCAACGGGTCAGCGAGCTGGTCATCAGCACGAAGACCAACGAAGGCGCCGCCGTCGACATCGAACGGCAGACGGCGTCCATCGGCGTCGCCGCCTACCCCCTCGATGGGTCGTCGATCGAGGAAGTGATGGCGTCCGCCGACGCAGCCGTGTACGCGGCCAAGCACGGCGGGCGCAACCGGGTGGTGGGGTCCGTCGAAGTGGCGCTGGCCGCCGCTTAG
- a CDS encoding LLM class flavin-dependent oxidoreductase: MPVEFLGIGGTHDGSETHARSGGVFDKEYTLRLARAHEDFGWDRVLFAYGSGSPDPAQAAAYVATKLDKLQILLAHRPNVSYPTFAAKTFATLDQISDGRLTVHFITGGNDHEQQREGDHLTKDERYGRTREAIQIIKKAWTSDEPFDFEGEYYRFKDYVSDVKPVQKPRPGVSFGGSSPAAYAAGGAEADIYCLWGEPLAQTAEQIESVRAAALAAGRTDVPRIQVAFRPIIAPTEELAWEKAYATVGAIKDRTKGGQPLTRRHKLTEPENTGSQRLLAVAARGERFDRALWTPTAAATGGAGNSNALVGTPETVAQALLDYYDLGVEILSARGYDMLGDTIDFGRYVIPIVREEVAKRDAERASEVVRAPAEDALAVDG; encoded by the coding sequence ATGCCGGTGGAGTTCCTGGGCATCGGAGGCACGCACGACGGGTCGGAGACGCACGCCCGCTCGGGCGGGGTGTTCGACAAGGAGTACACGCTGCGCCTGGCCCGCGCGCACGAGGACTTCGGCTGGGACCGGGTGCTGTTCGCCTACGGTTCCGGCTCACCCGACCCCGCGCAGGCGGCCGCGTACGTCGCCACGAAGCTCGACAAGCTGCAGATCCTGCTCGCGCACCGCCCGAACGTCTCGTACCCGACCTTCGCGGCGAAGACGTTCGCGACGCTCGACCAGATCTCCGACGGCCGTCTCACGGTGCACTTCATCACCGGCGGCAACGACCACGAGCAGCAGCGCGAAGGCGACCACCTCACGAAGGACGAGCGCTACGGGCGCACGCGCGAAGCCATCCAGATCATCAAGAAGGCCTGGACCTCGGACGAGCCCTTCGACTTCGAGGGCGAGTACTACCGCTTCAAGGACTACGTCAGCGACGTCAAGCCGGTGCAGAAGCCTCGGCCGGGCGTCTCCTTCGGCGGCTCTTCGCCCGCCGCGTACGCCGCCGGAGGCGCCGAAGCGGACATCTACTGCCTCTGGGGCGAGCCGCTGGCCCAGACCGCGGAGCAGATCGAGTCGGTGAGGGCCGCGGCGCTGGCGGCCGGCCGCACGGACGTGCCGCGGATCCAGGTCGCGTTCCGCCCGATCATCGCGCCGACCGAGGAGCTGGCCTGGGAAAAGGCGTACGCGACGGTCGGGGCGATCAAGGACCGGACGAAGGGTGGCCAACCGCTGACCCGGCGGCACAAGCTGACCGAGCCCGAGAACACGGGCTCCCAGCGGCTGCTGGCGGTGGCGGCCCGGGGCGAGCGGTTCGACCGCGCGCTGTGGACCCCGACGGCGGCCGCGACCGGCGGCGCGGGCAACTCGAACGCGCTGGTCGGCACGCCGGAGACGGTCGCGCAGGCGCTGCTGGACTACTACGACCTCGGCGTCGAGATCCTGTCGGCGCGGGGCTACGACATGCTCGGCGACACGATCGACTTCGGCCGGTACGTCATCCCGATCGTGCGGGAAGAGGTGGCCAAGCGGGACGCGGAGCGTGCGTCGGAGGTGGTGCGAGCGCCCGCGGAGGACGCCCTGGCCGTCGACGGCTGA
- a CDS encoding TetR/AcrR family transcriptional regulator — protein MSSPAPRGRPRKLPVGEQRARVLQATARVVAQHGMQGATIEQIAREAGVSRQAVYEQFGDRATLFAEVVAETEERAFAAIAGPSVTDPQPGLRAWARANYANMVTFVADSPEAYGVLRAAERVGDPALTRLRERLAVVYADASRKRWAAHGIDSGRADRALVTLFFAMTESLVQATWDGEPPDEEALIDLLTEFTVGGVARLQTKASDVIDRLR, from the coding sequence ATGTCAAGCCCGGCTCCGCGCGGGCGGCCGCGCAAGCTCCCGGTCGGGGAGCAGCGCGCCCGCGTGCTGCAGGCGACGGCGAGGGTCGTCGCGCAGCACGGGATGCAGGGCGCGACGATCGAGCAGATCGCGCGCGAAGCCGGCGTCTCGCGCCAAGCCGTCTACGAGCAGTTCGGCGACCGCGCGACACTGTTCGCCGAGGTCGTGGCCGAAACCGAGGAGCGCGCGTTCGCCGCGATCGCGGGGCCGTCGGTGACCGACCCGCAGCCCGGCCTGCGGGCCTGGGCACGCGCCAACTATGCCAACATGGTCACCTTCGTCGCCGACAGCCCCGAGGCCTACGGCGTGCTCCGCGCGGCCGAGCGCGTGGGCGACCCCGCTCTCACCCGGTTGAGGGAGAGGCTGGCCGTGGTCTACGCCGACGCCAGCCGCAAGCGGTGGGCCGCGCACGGCATCGACTCCGGCCGCGCCGACCGCGCGCTCGTCACGCTCTTCTTCGCGATGACGGAGTCACTGGTGCAGGCGACCTGGGACGGCGAGCCGCCGGACGAGGAAGCCCTGATCGACCTGCTCACCGAATTCACGGTCGGCGGCGTCGCCCGCCTCCAGACGAAGGCGAGCGACGTCATCGACCGGCTGCGGTAA
- a CDS encoding alpha/beta fold hydrolase → MRIFPRRALSAAVATISVLVLATLGPPQASAASFYDPPSPLPAGSNGDVIRHEASTFYIDPVKLLEADAGVQRIMYRSTDTHGSPIAVTGTVLTPRSTWHGAGVRPIVSYAVGTQGEGDDCAPSKALATGFEYEGPFIAGLLARGYGVVVTDYEGLGTPGDHTYINRASEGHAVLDAIRAAQRLQEAGLPDDGPVAIAGYSQGGGASAAAAELQPSYAPELKLKGAYAGAVPADLGEVAKNLDGHYAVGFLGFALVSMNYAYPELNIPALLNARGKQLFEQVRTECTVEAIAAHAFTQSSTLTNDGRSLVAYLGEEPYRSRVAEQKIGALKPAAPVLIVHSALDDVVPYAQDRTLGRTWCGKGVKVQFSTTLVPTHVLAAVRAYPEAFAWLEARFAGLPAFSNCGLF, encoded by the coding sequence ATGCGTATCTTCCCTCGCCGCGCCCTCTCCGCGGCGGTCGCCACGATTTCCGTTCTGGTTCTGGCGACGCTCGGCCCACCGCAGGCCTCCGCCGCGTCCTTCTACGATCCGCCGTCCCCCTTGCCGGCAGGCAGCAACGGTGACGTCATCCGGCACGAGGCGTCGACGTTCTACATCGACCCGGTCAAGCTGCTCGAGGCCGACGCCGGCGTGCAGCGGATCATGTACCGCAGCACCGACACGCACGGTTCGCCGATCGCGGTCACCGGCACGGTGCTGACCCCGCGTTCCACCTGGCACGGCGCCGGCGTGCGCCCGATCGTCTCCTACGCCGTCGGCACGCAGGGCGAAGGCGACGACTGCGCGCCGTCGAAAGCGCTGGCCACCGGCTTCGAGTACGAAGGCCCGTTCATCGCCGGGCTGCTGGCGCGGGGCTACGGCGTCGTCGTGACCGACTACGAGGGACTCGGCACGCCGGGCGACCACACGTACATCAACCGCGCGTCGGAAGGGCACGCGGTGCTCGACGCGATCCGCGCGGCGCAGCGGCTGCAGGAGGCGGGGCTGCCGGACGACGGCCCGGTCGCGATCGCGGGCTACTCCCAGGGCGGCGGCGCGTCGGCCGCGGCGGCGGAGCTGCAGCCGAGCTACGCGCCCGAACTGAAGCTGAAGGGCGCGTACGCGGGCGCGGTGCCGGCGGACCTCGGCGAGGTCGCCAAGAACCTCGACGGCCACTACGCGGTCGGTTTTCTCGGCTTCGCGCTGGTGAGCATGAACTACGCGTACCCGGAGCTGAACATCCCGGCGCTGCTCAACGCCCGCGGCAAGCAGCTGTTCGAGCAGGTCCGGACCGAGTGCACGGTGGAGGCGATCGCCGCGCACGCGTTCACGCAGTCGTCGACGCTGACGAACGACGGCCGCTCGCTCGTCGCGTACCTCGGTGAAGAGCCGTACCGGTCACGGGTGGCCGAGCAGAAGATCGGGGCGCTGAAGCCGGCGGCGCCGGTGCTGATCGTCCACAGCGCCCTCGACGACGTCGTGCCCTACGCGCAGGACCGGACGCTGGGCCGGACGTGGTGCGGCAAGGGCGTGAAGGTGCAGTTCAGCACGACGCTGGTGCCCACGCACGTGCTCGCCGCGGTGCGGGCGTACCCGGAGGCGTTCGCCTGGCTCGAGGCCCGCTTCGCGGGTCTCCCGGCCTTCTCCAACTGCGGCCTGTTCTGA